A single Verrucomicrobiaceae bacterium DNA region contains:
- a CDS encoding sigma-70 family RNA polymerase sigma factor: MSAAAAATEPVEPTDVDLVKRSQAGDTRAFDLLVTRYRGRIYAMTYHLVQNETEAWDLSQEAFIKAWRALPNFKLDAAFYTWIYRIAHNVTYDWLRKKKIESAGEFDDEHTEHRAMPGARTAPQGFDAPDRAMKREELGRRIQDAISRLSPDHRQVVVLREVEGLSYEEIAQMVPCSLGTVMSRLFYARKKLQEMLKDTYENPV, encoded by the coding sequence ATGTCCGCAGCCGCTGCCGCGACCGAGCCCGTCGAACCCACCGACGTGGATCTGGTCAAACGTAGCCAAGCGGGCGACACACGCGCGTTTGACCTGCTGGTCACACGCTACCGCGGGCGCATCTACGCCATGACCTACCACCTCGTACAGAATGAAACTGAAGCATGGGACCTCTCCCAAGAGGCCTTCATCAAGGCATGGCGTGCCTTGCCGAACTTCAAGCTGGACGCGGCCTTCTACACCTGGATCTACCGCATCGCCCACAACGTCACCTACGACTGGCTGCGCAAAAAGAAGATCGAAAGCGCAGGCGAATTCGATGACGAGCACACCGAGCACCGCGCCATGCCCGGCGCACGCACTGCACCGCAGGGATTCGATGCACCCGACCGCGCCATGAAGCGTGAGGAGCTAGGCCGCCGCATCCAGGATGCCATCAGCCGCCTCTCCCCAGATCACCGCCAAGTCGTCGTCCTGCGTGAGGTGGAGGGGCTCTCCTACGAAGAGATCGCGCAGATGGTGCCCTGCTCACTGGGCACCGTGATGTCCCGCCTTTTTTACGCACGCAAGAAACTCCAGGAAATGCTCAAAGACACTTATGAAAACCCCGTCTGA
- a CDS encoding sulfite exporter TauE/SafE family protein — MPMQVIDTSAAAFMAGLVTSLHCVGMCGPLSCSWALSGSGGSFMRSTAAYHAARLTSYALIGALAGSLGAMPLGFFHRGAGLVLPWMIVLVFIAIGIGVDRWMPKPALLAKPLRKVQLAAYKLPGMSRAALLGLATPLLPCGPLYMMFGLALANGSAARGAEFAAAFGLGTLPLLALAQTQLHRLTAKWPPGTMQRVQRGLALAAAIILAWRLRGTLDFGSEEIPSCCHAAM; from the coding sequence CTGCCCATGCAAGTCATTGATACCAGCGCAGCGGCCTTCATGGCCGGACTCGTCACCAGCCTGCACTGCGTCGGCATGTGTGGGCCGCTTTCCTGCTCCTGGGCACTGTCTGGTAGCGGTGGCAGCTTCATGCGCAGCACGGCGGCGTATCACGCAGCGCGGCTCACCTCGTATGCACTCATCGGTGCCCTAGCAGGCAGCCTGGGGGCCATGCCACTGGGCTTTTTTCATCGCGGCGCTGGCCTGGTGCTGCCGTGGATGATCGTGCTGGTCTTTATCGCCATCGGTATCGGCGTGGATCGCTGGATGCCAAAGCCCGCGCTGCTGGCCAAACCACTGCGGAAGGTGCAACTCGCCGCCTACAAGCTCCCTGGCATGTCCCGCGCTGCGTTGCTCGGCCTAGCCACACCACTACTGCCCTGTGGGCCACTTTACATGATGTTCGGCCTCGCTTTGGCCAATGGCAGTGCCGCACGTGGGGCAGAATTCGCCGCCGCTTTTGGCCTGGGCACGCTGCCCCTGCTCGCTCTCGCCCAGACGCAGCTCCACCGGCTCACTGCGAAATGGCCACCCGGCACCATGCAGCGTGTGCAGCGCGGCCTCGCACTCGCTGCTGCCATCATCCTCGCCTGGCGGCTACGCGGCACACTGGACTTCGGCAGTGAGGAAATCCCCAGTTGCTGCCACGCGGCGATGTGA
- the ccoG gene encoding cytochrome c oxidase accessory protein CcoG, producing the protein MKPNTPTLESLSSIHADGSKKSLHPADVRGPFTRWRRLAALVMLLVYVALPWIPINGYPAVFLDVMERRFHFFGITFATQDLWIGFFVVTGLAFSLFYLTALFGRLWCGWTCPYTVFLENVYRRIERLIDGDATARRALDAAPWTRAKITKRVLKHGIYLAVSALIAHVALSYFVSLHGLYEMMSGPPQEHLVAFGVVLFLTGALYFSFSWFREQFCVILCPYGRLQSALTDDHSVVIGYDKQRGEPRGKGESAGSCVDCRRCVQVCPTGIDIRNGLQLECIGCAACVDACDEIMTKLHRPTGLVRYDSHTGLHGGKTRLIRPRTLFYTFMLLAGVAAFIVASRSLSPMGASLVRMQGASYFVQDGVVRNQFTIRVINKRNREGSFRITLDGQLPTDTQVSGNEQVITLQPMQENQRTLIISVPVKSFRDGILFKARITDTETNDFVLTRGIELLGPDPRLQNNAPLNPKDYLQ; encoded by the coding sequence ATGAAGCCCAACACACCCACGCTCGAGTCTCTCTCCAGCATCCACGCAGACGGATCAAAGAAGTCCCTGCATCCAGCGGATGTTCGCGGCCCTTTCACACGCTGGCGTAGGCTGGCCGCGCTGGTGATGCTCTTGGTTTACGTCGCGCTGCCGTGGATTCCCATCAATGGCTACCCGGCCGTGTTTCTCGATGTGATGGAGCGGCGGTTTCACTTTTTCGGCATCACCTTTGCTACGCAGGATCTGTGGATCGGCTTCTTTGTCGTCACGGGGCTGGCTTTCTCGCTTTTTTACCTCACGGCGCTCTTTGGGCGGCTCTGGTGCGGATGGACCTGCCCTTACACGGTGTTCTTGGAAAACGTGTACCGCCGCATCGAGCGGCTGATCGACGGAGATGCGACTGCACGGCGTGCGCTGGATGCAGCACCGTGGACCCGCGCAAAAATCACCAAACGTGTGCTCAAGCACGGCATCTACCTCGCCGTCTCTGCACTCATCGCGCATGTGGCACTGAGCTACTTCGTCTCTCTGCATGGGCTGTATGAAATGATGAGTGGGCCACCGCAGGAGCATCTAGTGGCCTTTGGAGTGGTGCTGTTCCTGACAGGTGCGCTGTATTTTAGCTTCAGTTGGTTCCGGGAGCAGTTCTGCGTGATTTTATGCCCTTATGGCAGGCTCCAGTCCGCGCTCACGGACGATCACAGCGTGGTCATCGGCTACGATAAGCAGCGTGGGGAGCCACGCGGCAAAGGGGAAAGCGCTGGCTCCTGTGTGGACTGCCGCCGCTGCGTGCAAGTGTGCCCCACCGGCATCGACATCCGCAATGGGCTCCAGCTCGAGTGCATCGGCTGTGCCGCGTGTGTGGATGCCTGCGATGAGATCATGACCAAGCTGCACCGGCCCACGGGATTGGTGCGCTACGACTCACACACCGGCCTGCATGGCGGGAAAACACGCCTCATCCGCCCGCGCACGCTGTTTTATACCTTCATGTTGTTGGCAGGAGTCGCGGCCTTCATCGTGGCCTCACGCTCACTTTCCCCGATGGGTGCCAGCCTCGTGCGCATGCAGGGGGCCTCTTACTTCGTGCAGGATGGCGTGGTGAGGAACCAGTTCACCATCCGCGTCATCAACAAGCGCAACCGTGAAGGTAGCTTCCGCATCACGCTGGATGGCCAGTTGCCCACAGACACGCAGGTCAGCGGCAATGAGCAGGTCATCACACTCCAGCCCATGCAGGAAAACCAGCGCACGCTCATCATCTCCGTGCCGGTGAAGTCCTTCCGCGATGGCATCCTCTTCAAAGCCCGCATCACTGATACGGAAACGAACGACTTCGTGCTCACACGCGGGATCGAGCTGCTCGGACCCGATCCACGCCTCCAAAACAATGCTCCCCTCAATCCCAAAGATTATCTCCAATAA
- a CDS encoding LysM peptidoglycan-binding domain-containing protein, which translates to MPNYETPPPPASAPEPPANPYSFDAPKKTVASTSYSTPKRSTTSSSSSKPKSKPKTTASKSKSKAKPKSSSGSKVTVGKGDTLYGIALKKKTSVAKIKAANGLTSDLIRPGQTLKIP; encoded by the coding sequence ATGCCGAATTACGAGACACCGCCACCACCCGCCTCCGCACCAGAGCCACCCGCGAATCCGTATTCCTTTGATGCGCCGAAGAAAACCGTCGCCTCCACCTCCTACAGCACGCCCAAGCGCAGCACCACGAGCAGCAGCAGCTCAAAACCCAAGTCCAAACCGAAAACCACCGCCTCCAAATCGAAGTCCAAGGCCAAACCCAAATCCAGCAGCGGCTCCAAAGTCACTGTGGGCAAGGGAGACACCCTCTACGGCATCGCTTTGAAGAAAAAGACCAGCGTGGCCAAGATCAAGGCCGCCAACGGCCTCACGAGCGATCTCATCCGCCCCGGACAGACTCTGAAAATTCCCTGA
- a CDS encoding heavy metal translocating P-type ATPase metal-binding domain-containing protein, whose product MPDICLHCGTPVPASRHDAFCCGGCDFVYRMLHDEGLDRFYDLRGDKNLPPVPAQALRERDYTWLEQIVQANPADFTLAVQGMTCVGCVWLMEKIFSRMEGAAQIDVDVLRGEIRLKMLPGVFDAVAFAKQLQHFGYLVGPPQTQMGEKPAASGLERRMGVCGAFAMNAMAFSVPAYFGMPEDFAFAGWFDMIAAVSATLALLVGGSYFIERAWSSLRMGVLHIDTPIALGIIAAWIGSMGGWVAGVRGLKYFDFVAMFIFLMLVGRWAQHAAVERNRRKLMRDTSIPETVRLIDGEENLPLSALQPGMHFRVKSMQTVPVAAKLLSDRASVSMEWMNGESDSLQRDEGQLLPSGALNIGADMLDLEALETWESSTLKRLLHARRGVDQRDTGLERLLRWYLAAVVVVGICGAIWWALSGAGVTQSLSVMISIFVVSCPCALGVAVPLAEELASSRAERLGVFVRSLALWKRLMRTKHVIFDKTGTLTLENPALENPAALQKMSADEKTALRTLVRGNLHPVSRSLFDAIGPGLEIAGQDVQEVVGQGLEFTDTTSGHVWALKRSQDGAADAVLTCDGKELAAFRFRDALRAESIDEVRHLQQRGLGVAILSGDREAKVAAIAAQLGLGREHWACALTPEQKATWISEHTRHDALFIGDGANDSLAFDAALAAGSPVTGRSFLEQKADFFFIGSSLTFVSGLLRIARVHRSATRRVFTFSLSYNLITAVAGLMGHLSPLAAAVLMPLSSVATLGIVALTFRQSRMRVDAARTHPDSPMLATAAPAL is encoded by the coding sequence ATGCCTGATATCTGCTTACACTGCGGGACTCCGGTCCCAGCATCGCGCCACGACGCCTTTTGCTGCGGCGGGTGCGATTTCGTGTACCGCATGCTGCATGATGAGGGCCTAGACCGGTTCTATGACCTGCGGGGTGATAAAAACCTGCCTCCGGTGCCCGCCCAGGCGCTGCGTGAGCGAGACTACACCTGGCTAGAGCAGATCGTGCAGGCGAATCCGGCGGACTTCACGCTCGCCGTGCAGGGCATGACCTGCGTGGGCTGCGTGTGGCTCATGGAGAAGATTTTCTCCCGCATGGAGGGTGCCGCGCAGATCGACGTGGATGTGCTGCGCGGTGAAATCCGGCTCAAAATGCTGCCAGGGGTGTTCGATGCCGTTGCCTTCGCCAAACAGCTACAGCACTTCGGTTACCTCGTCGGGCCTCCGCAGACCCAAATGGGCGAAAAACCAGCCGCGAGTGGCCTGGAGCGGCGAATGGGCGTGTGTGGTGCCTTTGCGATGAATGCGATGGCTTTTAGCGTCCCGGCTTATTTTGGCATGCCCGAGGATTTTGCCTTTGCGGGCTGGTTTGACATGATCGCGGCTGTTTCCGCCACGCTGGCGCTGCTAGTGGGTGGCTCGTACTTCATCGAGCGGGCGTGGAGTAGCCTGCGCATGGGCGTGCTGCATATCGACACGCCGATCGCGCTGGGGATCATCGCAGCATGGATCGGGTCCATGGGCGGCTGGGTGGCTGGCGTGCGGGGACTGAAGTACTTCGACTTTGTGGCCATGTTCATCTTTTTGATGCTGGTGGGGCGCTGGGCGCAGCACGCGGCGGTGGAGAGAAATCGCCGCAAGCTCATGCGTGACACTTCCATCCCAGAAACTGTCCGCTTGATCGATGGTGAGGAAAACCTGCCGCTCTCTGCGCTGCAACCCGGCATGCACTTCCGCGTGAAAAGCATGCAGACCGTGCCCGTCGCGGCGAAGCTGCTCAGTGACCGTGCCAGCGTGAGCATGGAGTGGATGAATGGTGAGAGCGACTCCCTCCAGCGTGATGAGGGGCAGCTACTGCCCTCTGGCGCACTGAATATCGGTGCCGACATGCTCGATCTGGAGGCGCTGGAGACCTGGGAGTCCTCAACGCTGAAGCGCCTCCTGCATGCCCGGCGTGGTGTGGATCAGCGTGATACGGGCCTGGAGCGTCTGCTGCGCTGGTATCTGGCCGCTGTGGTGGTGGTGGGCATCTGTGGTGCCATCTGGTGGGCTCTGAGTGGTGCTGGTGTGACGCAGTCACTCAGTGTGATGATTTCCATCTTTGTCGTGAGCTGCCCATGCGCCCTGGGTGTGGCGGTGCCGCTGGCAGAGGAGCTGGCCTCATCGCGGGCGGAGCGGTTGGGCGTCTTTGTGCGCTCCCTAGCGCTGTGGAAGCGGCTGATGCGGACCAAGCACGTCATTTTCGATAAAACGGGCACGCTCACACTGGAGAACCCAGCTTTGGAGAATCCTGCCGCACTCCAAAAGATGAGCGCGGATGAAAAAACCGCCCTGCGCACTCTCGTGCGTGGGAATCTGCATCCCGTCAGTCGCAGCTTGTTTGATGCCATCGGCCCAGGGCTCGAAATCGCGGGCCAGGATGTCCAGGAGGTCGTGGGGCAGGGCCTGGAGTTCACCGATACCACCAGCGGCCATGTCTGGGCACTGAAACGCAGCCAGGATGGCGCAGCAGATGCCGTGCTGACTTGTGATGGCAAAGAATTGGCCGCCTTCCGCTTCCGTGATGCCTTGCGGGCCGAGTCGATCGACGAGGTGCGGCACCTCCAGCAGCGCGGCCTCGGTGTCGCCATCCTGAGTGGTGATCGCGAGGCGAAGGTGGCCGCAATCGCTGCCCAGCTAGGTCTGGGCCGAGAGCACTGGGCCTGCGCACTCACCCCGGAGCAAAAAGCCACCTGGATCAGCGAGCACACACGCCATGATGCGCTCTTCATCGGCGATGGGGCGAATGACAGCCTCGCTTTTGACGCAGCACTCGCCGCAGGCAGTCCGGTGACGGGGCGCAGCTTCTTGGAGCAAAAAGCGGACTTCTTCTTCATCGGCAGTAGCCTGACTTTTGTGAGCGGTCTGCTGCGCATCGCTAGGGTACACCGGAGTGCGACGCGGCGTGTGTTCACCTTTTCACTGAGCTACAATCTCATCACCGCCGTAGCAGGCCTGATGGGCCACCTCAGCCCGCTGGCAGCCGCTGTCTTGATGCCACTGAGCTCTGTCGCCACACTGGGCATCGTAGCGCTGACTTTCCGCCAGAGCAGGATGCGTGTGGATGCTGCTCGTACTCACCCTGATTCGCCCATGCTCGCGACAGCAGCGCCAGCCTTATGA